Proteins encoded by one window of Martelella endophytica:
- the tmk gene encoding dTMP kinase gives MRRPCGKGFGLHSGIFISFEGGEGAGKSTQIRRLAHRLEADGHAVVVTREPGGSPGAEAVRHLLLSGAAEPFGVGMEVLLFAAARNDHVEEIIRPALAAGAVVLCDRFMDSSRVYQGASGGLAPEFVSTVERIAVDSVVPDLTVMFDLDALTGLQRVAARSSEGPDRFERDDIAIHEARRAAYLDIARREPERCRVVDASGDADTVERLVWDAVAPAIGRLGSVAHG, from the coding sequence ATGCGCCGGCCATGCGGGAAAGGCTTCGGGTTGCACAGCGGCATTTTCATCAGTTTCGAAGGCGGCGAGGGGGCAGGCAAGTCCACCCAGATCCGCCGCCTCGCGCACCGTCTTGAGGCAGACGGCCACGCTGTCGTCGTCACCCGCGAACCGGGGGGCTCCCCGGGCGCGGAAGCGGTGCGCCATTTGCTTCTGTCAGGGGCGGCCGAACCCTTCGGTGTCGGCATGGAAGTGCTGCTCTTCGCCGCCGCCCGCAATGATCACGTCGAGGAGATCATCCGTCCGGCGCTCGCCGCTGGTGCGGTCGTGCTCTGCGACCGGTTCATGGATTCCTCCCGCGTCTACCAGGGTGCCTCCGGCGGTCTTGCGCCGGAGTTCGTATCAACGGTCGAGCGGATCGCCGTCGATTCCGTGGTTCCAGATCTCACCGTGATGTTCGATCTCGATGCGCTGACCGGATTGCAGCGTGTCGCCGCGCGGTCTTCGGAGGGGCCGGACCGGTTCGAGAGGGACGATATCGCCATTCACGAGGCGCGCCGCGCCGCCTATCTCGACATTGCCCGGCGCGAGCCGGAGCGTTGCCGTGTCGTCGACGCAAGCGGCGATGCGGATACGGTGGAGCGACTGGTCTGGGATGCTGTGGCGCCGGCGATCGGTCGCCTCGGGAGCGTTGCTCATGGCTGA
- a CDS encoding alpha-hydroxy acid oxidase has translation MTDKDTNRDEEVRRDDRYATREKYASLRGIHAAARGNLSDMVWNYMHCGTGDEVTARANVSAFDTYLFDAPLFAGISNPDTSTNVLGYDLAFPAFTAPFGGGETLFHADGMLAVGRAAHAAGIRQMVPVAAGHSLEEVRAASPAAVIFQMTFCGEESHVIDMMHRAKDAGYDRICVTYSPIRQWRERMMEDRFSMPGAGKPSNFGPGKSDQAMMRELLDFTRPRWDWAKAARVIAEAPLPCIVKGVSSKADARAALSAGAEGLYVSNYGGRTIDREPASIDTLAEVRAEAGPDVPIVFDSGIRRGSDIATAIALGANAVALGRSCALGLAADGDAGVKRVLDLLQDEFWTTLGHLGCSSVSDLSPEIFRSRP, from the coding sequence GTGACTGACAAGGACACGAACAGGGACGAAGAGGTCCGCCGCGACGACCGCTATGCAACGCGGGAAAAATACGCGTCCTTGCGCGGTATTCACGCGGCCGCGCGCGGCAATCTCTCGGACATGGTCTGGAACTACATGCATTGCGGCACGGGCGATGAGGTGACGGCGCGGGCGAATGTCTCGGCCTTCGACACCTATCTCTTCGATGCACCGCTCTTTGCCGGCATTTCCAATCCGGACACGAGCACGAACGTGCTGGGATACGATCTTGCCTTTCCGGCTTTCACTGCGCCCTTCGGTGGTGGCGAGACGCTGTTTCATGCCGATGGCATGCTGGCGGTCGGTCGCGCCGCCCATGCCGCCGGTATTCGCCAGATGGTTCCGGTCGCGGCCGGGCATTCGCTGGAAGAAGTTCGCGCGGCATCGCCCGCGGCGGTGATCTTCCAGATGACGTTTTGTGGCGAGGAGAGCCATGTCATCGACATGATGCACCGCGCCAAGGATGCCGGTTATGACCGTATCTGCGTGACCTATTCTCCGATCCGCCAGTGGCGTGAGCGGATGATGGAAGACCGGTTTTCGATGCCCGGGGCGGGCAAGCCTTCGAACTTCGGTCCGGGCAAGTCGGATCAGGCGATGATGCGCGAACTTCTGGATTTCACCAGGCCGCGCTGGGACTGGGCCAAGGCCGCGCGTGTTATCGCCGAGGCGCCGCTGCCCTGTATCGTCAAGGGTGTTTCCAGCAAAGCTGATGCACGGGCGGCGCTTTCGGCTGGTGCCGAAGGGCTCTACGTCTCGAATTACGGTGGACGCACGATCGATCGGGAGCCGGCGTCGATCGATACACTGGCAGAGGTCCGGGCGGAGGCCGGTCCGGATGTGCCGATCGTCTTCGACAGCGGCATTCGGCGGGGCAGCGACATCGCCACTGCAATTGCGCTTGGCGCAAATGCTGTCGCGCTCGGGCGCAGCTGCGCGCTCGGCCTTGCAGCGGACGGCGATGCCGGCGTGAAGCGCGTTCTGGATCTGCTGCAGGACGAGTTCTGGACCACGCTCGGCCATCTCGGCTGCTCGTCGGTCAGCGATCTTTCACCCGAAATCTTTCGGTCACGCCCATGA
- a CDS encoding ABC transporter permease subunit, with product MAEPLAPTTPERAEAGTTRAAFRAFWQDFRRNRGALIGLVVIFVLVVLAVLAPVLAPYDPTHQFRESRLLPPFWEHGGELAFPLGTDAVGRDMLSRLIFGARYSLLIGAMVVTIALIGGIIIGLVSGYFGGWIDNTIMRVMDIILAFPSLLLALVLVAVLGPGLVNAMIAIALVLQPHFARLARASVMNEKAREYVVADRIAGASALRLMFATILPNCLAPLIVQATLSFSTAILDAAALGFLGLGAQPPTPEWGTMLAEAREFILRAWWVVTFPGIAILVTVVAINLCGDGLRDALDPRLKRS from the coding sequence ATGGCTGAGCCGCTCGCACCGACCACACCTGAAAGGGCTGAGGCAGGAACCACCCGCGCGGCATTCCGTGCCTTCTGGCAAGACTTCCGGCGCAACCGCGGAGCCCTGATCGGCCTCGTCGTGATCTTTGTCCTCGTTGTCCTGGCGGTTCTGGCGCCGGTGCTTGCACCTTACGATCCGACACATCAGTTCCGCGAGAGCCGGCTTCTGCCGCCGTTCTGGGAGCATGGCGGAGAACTGGCCTTCCCGCTTGGCACGGATGCTGTCGGCCGCGACATGCTCTCCCGGCTGATCTTCGGGGCCCGCTATTCGCTGCTCATCGGCGCGATGGTGGTCACCATTGCGCTGATCGGGGGGATCATCATCGGGCTTGTCTCCGGCTATTTCGGTGGCTGGATCGACAACACCATCATGCGGGTGATGGACATCATCCTCGCTTTTCCCTCGCTGCTGCTGGCGCTCGTTCTGGTGGCGGTCCTTGGTCCCGGTCTCGTCAATGCGATGATCGCCATTGCGCTGGTCCTGCAGCCGCATTTCGCCCGGCTTGCCCGCGCCAGCGTGATGAACGAGAAGGCGCGGGAGTATGTGGTGGCCGACCGGATCGCCGGGGCTTCCGCCCTGAGACTGATGTTCGCAACCATCCTGCCCAATTGTCTGGCACCGCTGATCGTGCAGGCGACGCTGTCGTTTTCGACGGCGATCCTTGATGCCGCAGCCCTCGGCTTCCTCGGTCTCGGCGCGCAGCCGCCGACACCGGAATGGGGCACGATGCTGGCCGAGGCGCGCGAGTTCATTCTGCGCGCATGGTGGGTGGTCACCTTTCCCGGCATTGCCATTCTCGTCACCGTCGTGGCGATCAACCTTTGCGGCGATGGGCTGCGCGACGCCCTCGATCCACGTCTTAAGAGGAGTTGA
- a CDS encoding RidA family protein, translating into MIKRLNSRPHLHGGVVHNGVLYASGHAATDLSLDMKGQTAEICAKLDALLAQAGSDKSRLLHARVYLTDMSGKAAMTEAWTEWLDAADLPSRAAIGVADLGDPRRLVEIVITAAAD; encoded by the coding sequence ATGATCAAACGCCTGAATTCCCGTCCCCACCTGCATGGCGGGGTCGTCCACAATGGTGTGCTCTACGCATCCGGCCATGCGGCCACCGATCTGAGCCTCGACATGAAGGGCCAGACTGCCGAGATCTGCGCCAAGCTCGACGCGCTGCTTGCCCAGGCCGGCAGCGACAAGTCCCGGCTTCTGCATGCCCGCGTGTATCTCACCGACATGTCCGGCAAGGCCGCGATGACGGAAGCCTGGACCGAATGGCTGGATGCTGCCGATCTGCCGTCGCGTGCTGCCATCGGCGTCGCGGATCTCGGCGACCCACGGCGCCTCGTTGAGATCGTGATTACGGCTGCGGCCGACTGA
- a CDS encoding septal ring lytic transglycosylase RlpA family protein, protein MKEFRFSASVAMLTVTALLTACATTGDASDKTEEDAKEIAAVKPVSDPLAYQKIGKPYEVKGKWYTPKAVDSYSKTGQASWYGPRFNGGSTASGETYDMNHLSAAHKTLPLPSYVRVTNLDNDSSVIVRVNDRGPFVSGRIIDLSKKAAEMLDMTGAGVANVRVDYVGPAPQKANDMDYLLASYEKDTPAVPDGVDPGRFGEGAIQVASAAPAEKPVQATETAAPVEVAATEVKVPIPVKAPGGMTTATETIEVASAEIKTELPVASDVPLAMVESRNAVENSAAIKAANAIIASNDSLFPTNAPIPLKR, encoded by the coding sequence ATGAAGGAATTCCGGTTTTCCGCCTCGGTCGCGATGCTGACCGTTACTGCATTGTTAACCGCGTGCGCGACGACTGGCGATGCTTCCGACAAGACGGAAGAAGACGCCAAGGAGATTGCCGCCGTCAAGCCTGTTTCTGACCCGCTTGCCTATCAGAAGATCGGCAAGCCCTACGAGGTCAAGGGCAAGTGGTATACGCCGAAGGCGGTGGACAGCTATAGCAAGACCGGACAGGCCTCCTGGTACGGACCGCGCTTCAATGGCGGCAGCACGGCAAGCGGCGAAACCTACGACATGAACCACCTCTCGGCCGCGCACAAGACGCTGCCGCTGCCGAGCTATGTCAGGGTCACCAATCTCGACAACGACAGCTCCGTCATTGTCCGCGTCAACGATCGCGGTCCCTTCGTTTCGGGACGGATCATCGATCTCTCGAAGAAGGCTGCGGAAATGCTGGACATGACCGGCGCCGGTGTTGCCAATGTCCGCGTCGACTATGTCGGTCCGGCGCCCCAGAAGGCCAATGACATGGATTACCTTCTCGCATCCTACGAGAAGGACACGCCAGCCGTGCCGGATGGCGTCGATCCTGGCCGCTTCGGCGAGGGCGCCATCCAGGTGGCCAGTGCCGCGCCGGCCGAAAAGCCGGTCCAGGCAACAGAGACTGCAGCTCCTGTGGAAGTCGCCGCTACCGAGGTCAAGGTGCCGATCCCGGTCAAGGCGCCGGGTGGCATGACCACGGCGACGGAAACCATCGAGGTCGCGAGCGCCGAAATCAAGACGGAATTGCCGGTTGCCAGCGACGTGCCGCTTGCGATGGTCGAAAGCCGGAACGCGGTTGAGAACAGCGCGGCCATCAAGGCGGCGAACGCCATCATCGCCAGCAATGACAGCCTGTTTCCGACAAACGCCCCGATTCCGCTGAAGCGTTAA
- a CDS encoding ABC transporter substrate-binding protein yields MNKLKYLCGAAMLMLAPAAHAAVLTVCIEGAPETFNPELTSNGTTAYVLGQIYDGLVSVERGGSEIEPALAESWDISDDGKTYTFHLRHDVAWQSNDSFTPTRPMDADDVIFTFDRMMNKDAPYHDVSGGTYVTFNAKLADNIDSIEKIDDYTVAFKLKQPLAAFLGTMAHGSIVITSAEYADAMMDAGTPEQFDLDPIGTGPFGLQAYQTDAVVRLTPFADTWGAKIGDDARTPMVDAVVMAISGDATVRLQRAEANECLISLYPNLADRAEIEEADNLDAVQTPVASTGMLHFNFRDERLKKQEVRQALAEAIDMDNLVDVVYSGMGHVTGAVVPPALWGSATDIKPWSHDPEDAKKLLADAGYPDGFEIDLWAVPVSRPYMPNGRRAAEMIQADWAEIGVKANIMTYEWAEYIQRARNGEAQVGMFGGIYDFPDPSQIPNNYLTCNADGTPAPSNIGAWCDSDFNEVMQEAGSISDQDERIKLYHQAQQIAHDEVPVVVLGGADTITAVNRKVHGYVPAIFGSSRLSGVTVE; encoded by the coding sequence ATGAATAAGCTGAAATATCTTTGCGGAGCAGCAATGCTGATGCTGGCTCCGGCTGCTCATGCCGCCGTTCTGACCGTGTGCATCGAAGGTGCTCCCGAAACTTTCAATCCGGAACTGACCAGCAACGGCACGACCGCCTATGTGCTTGGCCAGATCTACGACGGCCTGGTGTCGGTTGAGCGCGGCGGATCGGAAATCGAGCCGGCGCTGGCAGAGAGCTGGGACATTTCCGACGACGGCAAGACCTACACGTTTCATCTGCGTCATGACGTCGCCTGGCAGTCAAACGACAGTTTCACGCCGACACGGCCGATGGATGCCGACGATGTGATCTTCACCTTTGACCGGATGATGAACAAAGACGCCCCGTATCACGATGTCTCCGGCGGCACCTATGTGACGTTCAACGCCAAGCTCGCTGACAATATCGACTCTATCGAGAAGATTGACGACTACACTGTTGCCTTCAAGCTGAAACAGCCGCTGGCCGCCTTCCTTGGCACCATGGCCCATGGTTCGATCGTCATCACTTCGGCCGAATATGCCGATGCAATGATGGACGCGGGTACGCCTGAGCAGTTTGACCTCGATCCGATCGGAACGGGTCCCTTCGGGCTGCAGGCCTACCAGACGGATGCGGTGGTGCGTCTTACGCCGTTTGCCGATACCTGGGGCGCCAAGATCGGCGACGACGCGCGTACGCCGATGGTCGACGCCGTCGTCATGGCGATCTCGGGTGATGCTACGGTGCGTCTACAGCGGGCTGAGGCGAATGAGTGCCTGATCAGCCTTTATCCGAACCTTGCTGATCGCGCCGAGATCGAGGAGGCGGATAATCTCGATGCCGTGCAGACGCCGGTCGCCTCTACAGGAATGCTGCATTTCAATTTCCGGGATGAGCGTCTGAAGAAGCAGGAGGTCCGTCAGGCGCTTGCCGAGGCGATCGACATGGATAATCTCGTCGACGTCGTCTACAGCGGCATGGGTCACGTCACCGGCGCAGTCGTACCGCCGGCGCTGTGGGGTTCCGCCACGGACATCAAGCCGTGGTCTCATGATCCCGAGGACGCGAAGAAGCTTTTGGCCGATGCCGGTTACCCGGATGGTTTTGAGATTGATCTCTGGGCCGTTCCGGTGTCGCGTCCCTACATGCCGAATGGTCGCCGTGCCGCCGAAATGATCCAGGCAGACTGGGCCGAGATTGGCGTCAAGGCGAACATCATGACCTATGAATGGGCCGAGTACATCCAGCGCGCCCGCAATGGCGAAGCTCAAGTCGGCATGTTCGGTGGCATCTACGATTTTCCCGATCCGAGCCAGATCCCCAACAACTACCTGACCTGCAATGCCGACGGAACGCCGGCCCCCTCCAATATCGGCGCATGGTGTGATTCTGACTTCAATGAAGTGATGCAGGAAGCGGGCTCGATCTCCGATCAGGATGAGCGCATCAAGCTTTATCATCAGGCGCAGCAGATCGCGCACGATGAAGTGCCGGTCGTTGTTCTCGGCGGCGCCGACACGATCACTGCCGTCAACAGGAAGGTGCATGGCTACGTGCCGGCTATCTTCGGCTCGTCCCGTCTTTCGGGAGTGACGGTCGAATGA
- a CDS encoding NAD(P)/FAD-dependent oxidoreductase, translating to MKVTVIGAGILGASTAYHLALAGHDVTIVDQEHQGKATLAGAGIVCPWATKVDEPEWYRMYAAGARYYEELVSGLAGRGETNVGYRKVGALVTAEDPVEYDAAGERLALRTADAPESGGFEEITPAQAQTHFPPINKAYKAFYVPGGARVNARQLAPAMVRAAVKLGATFVSDLATLQLDGSKALVLDGRGQSIPSDQVIVTAGAWASQILAPLGLLHPVKPQRGQILHFGMKGADTSRWSVLLPMASHYLLAFDDSRVVVGATREDGKGFDYRTTCEGQHEVLTAALRYAPGLADATLIETRIGFRPAPPGLRPILGPVPGIEGLVIGNGLGAAGLTIGPYAGRQLARIATGEAAEVPIEPYKPAA from the coding sequence ATGAAAGTAACAGTCATTGGCGCCGGGATCCTCGGCGCCAGCACCGCCTATCATCTGGCGCTTGCCGGCCATGATGTGACGATCGTTGATCAGGAACATCAGGGCAAGGCGACGCTTGCGGGGGCAGGCATTGTTTGCCCCTGGGCGACCAAGGTCGATGAACCTGAATGGTACAGGATGTATGCCGCAGGCGCCCGCTACTACGAAGAGCTTGTCTCCGGTCTTGCGGGCAGGGGCGAAACCAATGTCGGCTACCGCAAGGTCGGTGCTCTGGTGACGGCGGAAGATCCGGTCGAATACGATGCTGCCGGTGAGCGTCTCGCGCTGCGCACGGCGGATGCCCCGGAATCCGGTGGTTTCGAGGAGATCACGCCGGCACAGGCGCAGACGCACTTCCCGCCGATCAACAAGGCCTATAAGGCCTTCTACGTTCCGGGTGGTGCGCGGGTGAATGCCCGCCAGTTGGCCCCAGCCATGGTGCGGGCGGCCGTCAAGCTTGGCGCAACCTTCGTAAGCGATCTGGCAACGCTGCAGCTCGACGGCAGCAAGGCACTGGTGCTCGACGGGCGCGGGCAGTCGATACCGTCAGATCAGGTCATCGTCACGGCCGGTGCCTGGGCTTCGCAGATCCTCGCGCCGCTCGGTCTTCTCCATCCGGTGAAGCCGCAGCGCGGGCAGATCCTTCACTTCGGCATGAAGGGGGCGGATACGTCCCGCTGGTCAGTTCTGCTGCCCATGGCAAGCCATTATCTGCTCGCCTTTGACGACAGCCGCGTCGTGGTCGGTGCAACGCGCGAAGATGGCAAGGGCTTCGATTATCGCACGACCTGCGAGGGTCAGCACGAGGTTCTGACCGCAGCGCTGCGCTATGCTCCGGGCCTCGCCGATGCAACGCTCATTGAAACGCGGATCGGCTTCCGCCCGGCGCCGCCGGGACTCCGGCCGATCCTCGGCCCGGTACCCGGCATTGAAGGGCTTGTTATCGGCAATGGTCTGGGCGCCGCCGGCCTGACGATCGGTCCTTACGCGGGCCGCCAACTGGCCCGTATTGCGACAGGGGAGGCGGCGGAAGTGCCGATTGAGCCCTACAAACCCGCCGCCTGA
- a CDS encoding NAD(P)/FAD-dependent oxidoreductase → MKIAVIGAGAIGANIAYRLRTQGADVVLIDKASPGAGTSGASFSWLSSFPQLSWPETPGRRQLRLSVNGRFDRLAEELGGDWLDWSGTLTVESAVPDFERAVALSREAGAQIEVLSPEELRKIEPQLRLPENERVAFELRSGWVDAPAMIEQLVRVFALSGGALLVGSGVSAIEQGVSGVTGLILEDGSRIVADVVVNAAGSQATHVAAMAGLAMPLELVPGVMLYAGAGRASLPQHVINGANWLVRPDRDHGTAIHWRGEGLTASHGRNGISGSDMLADVASAIPALDGLEPSAMRVGIRAIPPGGPVIGFLPWLNSFYFAVSHGGIGWGPVWADLAVQEILEGKAVAELEGLRPGRFYF, encoded by the coding sequence ATGAAGATAGCTGTTATTGGCGCTGGCGCGATCGGTGCCAACATCGCCTACCGCCTCAGGACGCAGGGTGCGGATGTCGTTCTGATCGACAAGGCCAGTCCAGGCGCAGGCACAAGCGGTGCTTCGTTTTCGTGGCTTTCCTCGTTTCCGCAACTGAGCTGGCCGGAAACGCCCGGCCGCCGGCAGCTTCGCCTTTCCGTCAATGGCCGCTTTGACCGGCTGGCAGAAGAACTGGGCGGGGACTGGCTGGACTGGTCCGGGACGCTGACCGTCGAGAGTGCCGTGCCAGATTTCGAGAGGGCGGTTGCGCTCAGCCGAGAGGCCGGTGCGCAGATCGAGGTGCTTTCACCCGAAGAACTGCGGAAGATCGAGCCCCAATTGCGTCTGCCAGAAAATGAGCGTGTCGCCTTCGAACTGCGCTCGGGCTGGGTCGATGCGCCGGCGATGATCGAGCAACTGGTCCGCGTTTTTGCACTGAGTGGCGGCGCATTGCTCGTCGGAAGCGGCGTTTCCGCGATCGAGCAGGGCGTCTCGGGCGTTACCGGCCTCATTTTGGAAGATGGTTCGCGGATCGTGGCAGATGTTGTCGTCAACGCTGCCGGCAGCCAAGCGACGCATGTCGCCGCCATGGCCGGGCTTGCCATGCCGCTTGAGCTGGTGCCCGGCGTCATGCTCTATGCCGGGGCAGGGCGCGCGTCATTGCCGCAGCACGTCATCAACGGCGCTAACTGGCTGGTGCGCCCCGACCGTGACCATGGCACGGCCATCCACTGGCGCGGCGAGGGCCTGACGGCGAGCCACGGGAGGAACGGCATTTCAGGATCGGACATGCTGGCCGATGTTGCCAGCGCCATTCCGGCGCTCGATGGGCTGGAGCCTTCGGCGATGCGGGTCGGAATTCGCGCGATACCGCCCGGCGGGCCGGTGATCGGCTTCCTGCCATGGCTCAACAGCTTCTATTTCGCCGTTTCTCATGGAGGTATCGGCTGGGGACCGGTCTGGGCCGATCTCGCCGTGCAGGAAATTCTGGAGGGCAAGGCGGTGGCTGAGCTGGAAGGGCTGCGGCCCGGCCGCTTCTACTTTTGA
- a CDS encoding ATP-binding cassette domain-containing protein gives MGHLLEIRNLTVSFETEDGPLLAVRGIDLHVDAGEVLAVVGESGSGKSVSMLAVMGLLPDTATVKADAILFDGMDIAGLSPRERRKIIGRDIAMIFQEPVASLNPAYTVGLQIGEVLKKHRELDRAACREKTLELLRAVGMPEPEQKIRAFPHQMSGGQCQRVMIAMAIACQPKLLIADEPTTALDVTIQKQILDLLIDLQEQSGMGLIIITHDMGVVAETADRVIVQYQGQKREETDVLSLFVSPQDAYTRALLSALPERSTGGPLTGVDF, from the coding sequence ATGGGACACCTCCTTGAAATCCGTAATCTCACTGTCAGTTTCGAGACCGAAGACGGGCCGCTGCTGGCGGTCAGAGGAATCGATCTTCACGTCGATGCGGGGGAGGTTCTGGCCGTTGTCGGCGAGAGTGGCTCGGGAAAATCCGTCTCCATGCTGGCCGTCATGGGGCTTCTACCCGATACCGCAACCGTCAAGGCCGATGCGATCCTGTTTGACGGCATGGATATCGCTGGTCTGTCGCCGCGTGAGCGCCGAAAGATTATCGGTCGTGATATCGCGATGATCTTTCAGGAGCCGGTCGCTTCGCTGAACCCGGCCTATACTGTCGGCCTCCAGATCGGCGAGGTACTGAAAAAACATCGCGAGCTTGATCGTGCCGCGTGCCGGGAAAAGACGCTTGAGCTACTGCGCGCCGTCGGCATGCCGGAGCCCGAACAGAAGATCAGGGCCTTTCCGCATCAGATGTCCGGCGGCCAGTGCCAGCGCGTGATGATCGCCATGGCAATCGCCTGCCAGCCGAAACTGCTGATCGCCGATGAGCCGACAACGGCGCTGGACGTCACCATCCAGAAGCAGATCCTCGACCTTCTTATAGACCTGCAGGAGCAAAGCGGCATGGGCCTGATCATCATCACCCACGATATGGGCGTGGTGGCCGAAACCGCCGACCGGGTGATCGTGCAATATCAGGGCCAGAAACGGGAAGAGACAGATGTGCTTTCGCTCTTCGTCTCGCCGCAGGATGCCTACACCAGGGCGCTGCTTTCAGCCTTGCCGGAGCGTAGCACTGGCGGGCCTTTGACGGGAGTGGATTTCTGA
- a CDS encoding ATP-binding cassette domain-containing protein: MAGEKPPVILEGIGLVREYPGRAGLLRRAQPNRALKGVDLQLRRGSTLSVVGETGCGKSTLGRILTLIDPMTDGELIVDGEQVDIRRHHLSRELRRKVRIVFQSPYGSLNPRKKIGDALGQELLLNTSLDATERRVRVGDMLERVGLQRDHAGRYPHMFSGGQRQRIAIARALMVNPKILILDEPVSALDLSVQAKVLNLLADLQREFGLSYVFISHDLSVVRRISDEVMVMNSGEVVERGTCEDIFANPSHPYTRQLLASTPSTDPDAIAARLARHAERRARAASQTTGDERD; the protein is encoded by the coding sequence ATGGCCGGCGAAAAACCACCTGTTATCCTCGAAGGCATTGGCCTGGTACGGGAATACCCCGGCCGGGCAGGGCTGTTGCGCAGGGCGCAGCCCAACAGGGCGCTCAAGGGCGTTGATTTGCAGCTCAGAAGGGGCAGTACGCTTTCTGTCGTTGGCGAAACCGGCTGCGGCAAGTCGACTCTTGGGCGCATCCTGACGCTGATCGATCCGATGACCGATGGCGAACTGATCGTCGACGGCGAGCAGGTGGATATCCGGCGTCATCACCTTTCACGCGAACTCCGCCGAAAAGTCCGGATCGTCTTCCAGAGCCCTTATGGATCGCTGAACCCGCGCAAGAAGATCGGCGATGCGCTCGGCCAGGAGCTGCTGCTGAACACCTCGCTTGATGCGACCGAACGGCGCGTCCGGGTTGGCGATATGCTTGAGCGTGTCGGCCTTCAGCGCGATCATGCCGGGCGCTATCCGCATATGTTTTCCGGCGGCCAGCGCCAGCGTATCGCCATTGCCCGGGCGCTGATGGTCAATCCGAAAATTCTGATACTCGATGAACCGGTGAGTGCGCTTGACCTTTCCGTGCAGGCGAAGGTGCTGAACCTGCTTGCCGACCTTCAGCGCGAATTTGGCCTTTCCTATGTCTTCATCAGCCACGATCTCAGCGTCGTTCGCCGGATTTCCGATGAGGTGATGGTGATGAATAGCGGAGAGGTGGTCGAGCGCGGCACGTGCGAGGACATCTTCGCAAACCCCAGCCATCCCTACACACGGCAATTGCTGGCCTCCACACCTTCCACCGATCCCGACGCCATCGCTGCACGTCTTGCCCGTCATGCCGAGCGAAGGGCGAGGGCGGCTTCCCAAACGACAGGAGATGAACGTGACTGA
- a CDS encoding ABC transporter permease subunit → MLRYLVGKLLVLIPTFFGITIVAFGFVRVLPGDPIMLMAGERGMTPERHAELMHEFGFDRPLWQQYLSYLNDLFHGNLGTSLVTHRPVVGDFLTFFPATVELGLCAMFLAIVIGLPLGVFAAVKRGSWFEQISMTSALIGYSMPIFWWGLLMIIFFSGTLGWTPVSGRIGLEYYFPQPTGFMLIDSLLSGQTGAFRSAVSHLILPTIVLATIPMAVIARQSRSAMLEVLSEDYVRTARAKGLGPALIVGRHALRNALIPVVTVIGLQVGSLMAGAILTETIFSWPGIGKWIVDSISKRDYPVVQGGLLVIAVVVMVVNLIVDLLYAVINPRIRHG, encoded by the coding sequence TTGCTTCGCTATCTCGTCGGAAAGCTTCTGGTACTGATCCCGACCTTCTTCGGTATCACTATCGTCGCGTTTGGCTTCGTTCGGGTGCTGCCCGGCGATCCGATCATGCTGATGGCAGGCGAGCGCGGCATGACGCCGGAACGCCACGCCGAACTGATGCACGAGTTCGGCTTCGACCGCCCGCTTTGGCAGCAATATCTCTCCTATCTGAACGACCTCTTTCACGGCAATCTTGGAACATCGCTGGTCACCCACCGTCCCGTGGTTGGCGATTTTCTGACCTTCTTCCCCGCCACGGTGGAGCTTGGCCTGTGTGCCATGTTTCTCGCCATCGTCATCGGCCTGCCGCTCGGCGTTTTCGCCGCGGTGAAACGTGGGAGTTGGTTCGAGCAGATTTCGATGACCTCAGCGCTGATCGGCTATTCGATGCCGATCTTCTGGTGGGGCCTTCTGATGATCATCTTCTTTTCCGGCACGCTCGGCTGGACGCCGGTTTCGGGCCGGATCGGGCTTGAATACTATTTCCCGCAGCCGACCGGCTTCATGCTGATCGATAGCCTTCTCTCCGGTCAGACGGGAGCTTTCCGTTCGGCCGTCTCGCATCTGATCCTGCCGACGATCGTGCTCGCAACGATCCCGATGGCGGTGATCGCCCGCCAGTCGCGCTCGGCAATGCTCGAGGTCCTGAGCGAAGACTATGTGCGAACTGCCCGCGCGAAAGGGCTCGGTCCCGCGCTGATCGTGGGGCGCCATGCCTTGCGCAATGCTCTGATTCCGGTGGTGACCGTCATCGGCCTTCAGGTCGGCTCGCTGATGGCGGGGGCCATCCTGACCGAAACCATCTTTTCGTGGCCCGGCATCGGCAAGTGGATCGTCGATTCCATTTCCAAGCGCGATTACCCGGTGGTTCAGGGCGGGCTGCTGGTCATCGCTGTCGTCGTCATGGTCGTGAACCTGATCGTCGATCTTCTCTATGCCGTCATCAACCCGAGGATCCGTCATGGCTGA